From a single Fulvivirga ulvae genomic region:
- a CDS encoding fibronectin type III domain-containing protein has product MLKCLLITCMALCSVYATYAQVGPVRQCAAQEIFEKQNNHPKIAEKRQQIEQHTRAFLQKRGNGIAQARTGVLTIPVIVHVIYSNSQENISDAQIQSQIDVLNEDFRKLNSDVSGVPSEFTATDMQIQFTLAQVTRKSSTRTSWGTNDAMKKSSQGGVDPIDPAHNMNMWICNIGGGILGYAQFPGGPASTDGVVFSPQYCGSRDKEPAGENFYLSAPFDKGRTATHEVGHYLNLRHIWGDGNCSVDDFVSDTPTAAAPNYGCPNYPSKSCSSNGGFTSDMFMNYMDYVDDACMFMFTAGQKARVDAIFEPGGPREELGSSTGGCSLAAPSGLASSNIGDTSFTLSWNAVSGAVSYDVSVGGSVTTVSGTSRTFTGLTEGTAYACQVRANCDSGSGAYSSPITVTTTGSNCYAGPVTLTLVLDNYPAETSWTVTSGGSTVASGSGYSTSGATVTETFNVGAGAYTFTINDSYGDGICCSYGNGSYTLRDANNNVIATGGDFNSSESVNYCTEGSGADTQAPTAPGSLTASGVTQTSATVSWSASSDNVGVTGYDVYVNGSLNGSTTSTSRTITGLTASTTYTIAVRAKDAAGNESSASSVSVTTLSDNITYCDSKGNNTNDEWIQRVQIGSINNNSGSNSGYADFTSLSTSVNKGSSYTITITPAWAGTVYREAYGVWIDYNQDGDFSDSGEQVYSRSRTNAASVSGSFTIPSSALSGATRMRVSMKYNANPSSCETFTYGEVEDYTIVVGGSARSVQAVDMSDMGLFPNPAFTHTTVHFSVAGDVQDVDLSIFDAMGRSVYKQTIAQVSGSHDETIDISGLKKGLYHVVIRGKDLNQTKKLLVK; this is encoded by the coding sequence ATGTTAAAATGTTTACTAATTACCTGCATGGCCCTTTGCAGCGTATACGCTACTTATGCGCAAGTGGGTCCTGTAAGACAATGTGCTGCTCAGGAAATATTTGAGAAGCAGAACAATCACCCAAAAATTGCCGAGAAAAGGCAGCAAATCGAACAACACACCCGGGCATTTCTTCAAAAAAGGGGCAACGGCATAGCACAAGCCAGAACCGGCGTGCTCACAATTCCTGTAATTGTTCATGTTATTTATAGCAACTCTCAGGAAAATATCAGTGATGCCCAGATCCAGTCGCAGATTGATGTATTGAATGAAGATTTCCGTAAGCTGAATAGCGATGTGAGCGGAGTGCCTTCAGAATTTACAGCTACTGATATGCAGATCCAGTTTACACTTGCCCAGGTAACCAGGAAATCCAGTACAAGGACTTCGTGGGGTACTAACGACGCCATGAAAAAGTCATCGCAGGGAGGTGTAGACCCTATTGACCCCGCTCACAATATGAATATGTGGATTTGTAACATTGGCGGAGGTATTCTGGGTTACGCCCAATTCCCGGGTGGACCAGCTTCTACCGATGGGGTGGTTTTCTCACCTCAATACTGCGGTAGTCGTGATAAAGAGCCTGCGGGTGAAAATTTTTATCTAAGCGCTCCCTTTGACAAAGGCCGTACAGCAACTCACGAAGTAGGTCACTACCTTAACCTGAGACACATCTGGGGTGATGGTAACTGCAGTGTTGACGACTTTGTTTCTGACACTCCAACCGCTGCCGCTCCTAACTATGGGTGCCCCAACTACCCGTCAAAATCATGTAGCAGTAACGGCGGCTTCACCAGTGATATGTTCATGAACTACATGGACTATGTTGATGATGCCTGCATGTTTATGTTTACAGCCGGCCAAAAAGCCAGAGTAGATGCTATTTTTGAGCCAGGTGGTCCAAGGGAAGAACTAGGTTCATCTACAGGTGGATGTTCTTTAGCTGCTCCTTCAGGCCTTGCCTCGTCAAATATCGGCGATACCAGCTTTACACTTTCCTGGAATGCCGTTTCAGGAGCAGTTTCTTATGATGTAAGTGTTGGCGGCTCTGTAACTACAGTTAGCGGTACTTCAAGAACGTTTACAGGTCTTACAGAAGGTACGGCTTATGCCTGTCAGGTAAGAGCAAACTGTGACAGTGGCAGCGGAGCATATTCCTCTCCGATTACAGTAACGACTACCGGAAGCAACTGTTATGCAGGTCCTGTTACTTTGACACTTGTGCTGGACAACTATCCTGCCGAAACAAGTTGGACAGTAACATCAGGAGGAAGCACTGTGGCCTCAGGTAGCGGTTACTCAACCAGTGGAGCTACGGTGACAGAGACATTCAACGTGGGAGCTGGTGCTTACACATTTACCATCAACGACTCTTATGGTGACGGTATCTGCTGCTCATATGGCAACGGATCATATACTTTGAGAGATGCCAATAATAACGTGATTGCAACAGGTGGTGATTTCAACTCTTCCGAATCGGTGAATTATTGTACTGAAGGTAGCGGTGCTGATACCCAGGCGCCTACAGCACCTGGTAGCCTGACTGCTTCGGGGGTAACCCAAACCTCTGCAACAGTATCATGGAGTGCTTCTTCGGATAATGTAGGCGTAACCGGATACGATGTGTACGTCAACGGATCACTGAATGGCTCTACCACTTCCACTTCAAGAACGATAACCGGCCTTACTGCCAGTACAACTTATACTATTGCTGTAAGAGCTAAAGATGCCGCCGGAAATGAGTCTTCTGCAAGCTCGGTGAGTGTTACTACACTTTCTGACAACATCACTTATTGCGACTCTAAAGGAAACAACACCAATGATGAGTGGATACAAAGAGTGCAAATAGGAAGTATTAACAATAACTCAGGTTCAAACAGCGGCTATGCGGACTTTACCTCATTGTCAACTTCAGTAAACAAAGGTTCAAGCTATACCATAACCATAACTCCGGCATGGGCAGGGACCGTTTACAGAGAGGCTTATGGCGTTTGGATCGACTACAACCAGGATGGTGATTTTTCAGATTCAGGTGAGCAGGTATATAGCAGAAGCAGAACAAATGCAGCATCTGTAAGCGGAAGCTTTACTATCCCTTCGAGCGCACTTTCAGGAGCTACAAGGATGAGAGTTTCCATGAAGTATAACGCTAATCCTTCATCTTGCGAGACATTCACTTATGGCGAGGTGGAAGATTATACCATTGTTGTCGGAGGATCTGCAAGATCTGTTCAGGCAGTTGACATGTCGGATATGGGATTATTCCCTAACCCTGCGTTTACTCACACTACTGTTCATTTCTCAGTAGCTGGCGACGTGCAGGATGTTGACCTGAGCATCTTTGACGCAATGGGACGTTCGGTTTACAAGCAAACCATTGCCCAGGTAAGCGGGTCTCATGATGAAACTATCGATATCAGCGGTCTGAAAAAAGGACTGTATCATGTAGTGATCAGAGGAAAAGATCTGAACCAGACTAAAAAATTATTGGTGAAATAA
- a CDS encoding GEVED domain-containing protein — protein sequence MLKHLLVSCMVLCCAYTAYAQVGPIRTCSAHEILEKQNKDPEIAAKRRQIEQHTREFLQKRNVGMAQGRTGVLTIPVIVHVIYSNSQENISNAQIQSQIDVLNEDFRKLNSDVSGVPSEFTATDMQIQFTLAKVTRKSSTRTSWGTNDAMKKSSQGGVDPIDPAHNMNMWICNIGNDILGYAQFPGGPAATDGVVFSPQFCGSIDKQPAGETFYLSAPFNKGRTATHEVGHYLNLRHIWGDGNCSVDDFVADTPTAAAPNYNCPGYPSKSCSSNGGFTSDMFMNYMDYVDDACMFMFTAGQKARVDAVLDPGGARDELGTISGGCSLAAPAGLASSNVGNTSFTLSWNAVSGAVSYDVSVGGSVTTVSGTSRTFTGLAEGTAYACQVRANCSSGSGAYSSPITVTTTGSNCSAGPVTLTLVLDNYPAETSWTVTSGGSTVASGSGYSTSGATVTETFNVVAGAYTFTINDSYGDGICCSHGNGSYTLRDANNNVIATGGDFDTSESVNYCTEGSGADTQAPTAPGSLTASGVTQTSTTVSWSASSDNVGVTGYDVYVNGSLNGSTTSTSRTITGLAAGTTYTIAVRAKDAAGNESSASSVSVTTLSDNITYCDSKGNNTNDEWIQRVQIGSINNNSGSNSGYADFTSLSTSVNKGSSYTITITPAWAGTAYNEAYSVWIDYNQDGDFTDSGEQVYSRSNTTSSSVSGSFTIPSGVLSGATRMRVSMKYNAVPTSCETFTYGEVEDYTIVVGGSARSVQAVDMSDMGLFPNPAFTHTTVHFSVTGEVQDVDLSIFDAMGRSVYKQTIAQVSGSHDETIDISGLQKGLYHVVISGENISQTSKLLVK from the coding sequence ATGTTGAAACATTTACTAGTTTCTTGCATGGTACTGTGCTGTGCGTACACTGCTTATGCACAAGTGGGGCCCATAAGGACATGCTCGGCTCATGAAATACTTGAGAAGCAAAACAAGGACCCGGAAATTGCCGCAAAAAGGCGGCAAATCGAACAACACACCAGGGAATTTCTCCAAAAAAGAAATGTCGGAATGGCACAAGGCAGAACCGGCGTACTTACTATTCCCGTAATTGTTCATGTTATTTATAGCAACTCTCAGGAAAACATCAGTAATGCCCAGATCCAGTCACAGATTGATGTATTGAATGAAGATTTCCGTAAGCTGAATAGCGATGTGAGCGGAGTGCCTTCAGAGTTTACCGCTACTGACATGCAGATCCAGTTTACACTTGCCAAGGTAACCAGGAAATCCAGTACAAGGACTTCGTGGGGTACTAACGATGCCATGAAGAAGTCATCGCAGGGAGGTGTGGATCCTATTGATCCTGCCCATAACATGAATATGTGGATTTGTAATATTGGTAATGACATTCTTGGCTATGCCCAGTTTCCCGGAGGCCCCGCAGCTACTGATGGAGTAGTTTTTTCTCCTCAGTTTTGTGGCAGCATCGATAAGCAACCTGCCGGAGAAACATTTTATCTAAGTGCTCCATTTAACAAAGGCCGTACTGCCACACATGAAGTAGGTCACTACCTTAACCTGAGACACATATGGGGTGATGGTAACTGCAGTGTGGATGACTTTGTTGCGGATACACCTACAGCTGCTGCACCTAACTACAACTGCCCTGGCTATCCTTCAAAGTCGTGCAGTAGTAATGGCGGCTTTACCAGTGATATGTTCATGAACTACATGGATTATGTTGATGACGCCTGCATGTTTATGTTTACAGCCGGCCAAAAAGCCAGAGTAGATGCTGTTTTGGATCCGGGCGGCGCAAGAGACGAGCTAGGCACTATTTCAGGAGGTTGCTCTTTAGCTGCTCCTGCCGGTCTGGCCTCATCAAATGTTGGAAATACCAGCTTTACACTTTCCTGGAATGCCGTTTCGGGAGCAGTTTCTTATGATGTAAGTGTTGGCGGTTCTGTAACTACAGTTAGCGGTACTTCAAGAACGTTTACAGGTCTTGCAGAAGGTACGGCTTATGCCTGCCAGGTAAGAGCCAACTGTAGCAGTGGCAGCGGAGCATATTCCTCTCCGATTACAGTAACGACTACCGGGAGCAACTGTTCTGCAGGTCCTGTTACCTTAACACTTGTGCTGGATAACTACCCTGCTGAAACGAGCTGGACGGTAACATCAGGAGGAAGCACTGTGGCCTCAGGTAGCGGTTACTCAACCAGTGGAGCTACGGTGACAGAGACATTCAACGTGGTGGCTGGCGCTTACACATTTACCATCAACGACTCTTATGGAGACGGTATCTGCTGTTCGCATGGTAACGGATCATATACTTTGCGAGATGCCAATAACAATGTAATAGCAACAGGTGGTGATTTCGACACTTCCGAATCAGTGAATTATTGTACTGAAGGTAGTGGTGCTGATACCCAGGCGCCTACAGCACCTGGTAGCCTGACTGCTTCGGGAGTAACCCAAACCTCTACAACAGTATCATGGAGTGCTTCTTCGGATAATGTAGGCGTAACCGGATACGATGTGTACGTCAACGGATCACTGAATGGCTCTACCACTTCCACTTCAAGAACGATAACCGGCCTTGCTGCCGGCACAACGTACACCATTGCTGTAAGGGCTAAAGACGCTGCAGGAAATGAGTCTTCTGCAAGCTCGGTGAGTGTTACTACACTTTCTGACAACATCACTTATTGCGACTCTAAAGGAAACAACACCAATGATGAGTGGATACAAAGAGTGCAAATAGGAAGTATTAACAACAACTCAGGTTCAAACAGCGGCTATGCGGACTTTACCTCATTGTCAACTTCAGTAAACAAAGGTTCAAGCTATACCATAACCATAACTCCGGCCTGGGCAGGAACTGCTTATAATGAGGCTTATAGCGTTTGGATCGATTACAACCAGGATGGTGACTTTACCGATTCAGGCGAGCAGGTATATAGCAGAAGCAATACCACTTCTTCCTCTGTAAGTGGAAGCTTTACTATTCCTTCAGGCGTACTTTCAGGAGCTACAAGAATGAGGGTTTCCATGAAATATAATGCTGTGCCTACATCTTGTGAGACATTCACCTATGGCGAGGTGGAAGATTATACCATTGTTGTCGGAGGATCTGCAAGATCTGTTCAGGCAGTTGACATGTCGGATATGGGATTATTCCCTAACCCTGCGTTTACTCACACTACTGTTCATTTCTCTGTAACCGGCGAGGTACAGGATGTTGACCTGAGCATCTTTGACGCAATGGGTCGCTCAGTATACAAGCAAACCATTGCCCAGGTAAGCGGGTCTCATGATGAAACTATCGATATCAGTGGCTTGCAAAAAGGCCTGTATCATGTAGTGATCAGTGGTGAAAATATAAGCCAGACCAGTAAGTTGCTGGTAAAATAA
- a CDS encoding MerR family transcriptional regulator, with protein MGKYSIKELEKLSGIKAHTIRIWEKRYKVITPKRTPTNIRYYSDDDLKKILNISILNNHGHKISKIASLSIGEIYRKVAELSTEESSFELLIDELTICMIELDEAKFDKLLSNYIIRFGFEKTITEIIYPFLDKIGILWLSNNISPIQEHFISNLVKQKIIVAIDGLAINTQKDADKIVLFLPEEELHEIALLFFKLYA; from the coding sequence ATGGGGAAATATTCGATCAAGGAACTTGAAAAGCTCTCAGGCATTAAAGCCCACACCATACGCATTTGGGAAAAGCGCTATAAAGTAATTACCCCAAAAAGAACTCCTACCAACATACGCTATTATTCCGATGATGACCTGAAAAAGATCCTTAATATCTCCATACTTAATAATCATGGTCATAAAATCTCAAAAATAGCGTCTCTATCTATTGGCGAGATCTATCGCAAGGTAGCTGAGCTTAGCACTGAGGAGTCCAGTTTTGAATTGTTGATTGATGAGCTCACCATCTGTATGATTGAATTGGATGAGGCCAAATTCGACAAGCTTCTTTCCAATTACATTATAAGATTTGGCTTTGAAAAAACCATAACAGAAATCATTTATCCTTTTCTGGATAAAATCGGCATACTGTGGCTTTCCAATAACATCTCTCCTATTCAGGAACATTTCATCTCCAACCTTGTTAAACAGAAGATAATAGTTGCTATTGACGGCCTTGCTATTAATACTCAAAAGGATGCAGATAAAATAGTCCTGTTTCTTCCGGAAGAGGAATTACATGAGATAGCATTGCTGTTCTTCAAACTATATGCTTAA
- a CDS encoding RNA polymerase sigma factor — translation MTAIEFNHRIASLKDTLELFTRRFTKDQEESEDLIQDTVLKALTYRDKFKQNTNLKGWLYTIMRNTFINNYRKAQRAKTTHDDTKELYYLNVADNHTFNSPDSSYEYKDIVNCMNGVKSDLLVPFKMHVDGYKYHEIADSLEIPIGTVKNRIFHARKEIQKKLVAYST, via the coding sequence ATGACTGCAATAGAGTTCAACCATAGAATCGCTTCCCTGAAAGACACCTTGGAATTATTTACCAGAAGATTTACCAAAGACCAGGAAGAGTCAGAAGACCTTATACAAGATACTGTACTAAAGGCCTTGACCTATAGAGATAAATTTAAGCAGAACACCAACCTGAAAGGCTGGTTATATACCATCATGAGAAATACTTTTATCAACAACTACAGAAAAGCTCAACGCGCAAAAACCACTCATGATGATACTAAGGAATTATATTATCTTAATGTAGCAGACAATCACACTTTTAATTCACCGGACTCATCATACGAGTATAAGGATATTGTAAACTGTATGAACGGGGTTAAGAGTGATTTGCTGGTACCGTTTAAAATGCACGTCGACGGGTACAAATATCATGAAATAGCAGACTCTCTGGAGATTCCGATTGGTACTGTGAAAAACAGGATATTCCATGCCCGGAAGGAGATACAAAAAAAATTGGTGGCTTATAGCACCTGA
- a CDS encoding phytoene desaturase family protein, producing MTKKNIAIIGAGFAGLSAACCLAKAGCSVTVYEKNESPGGRARKFKADGFTFDMGPSWYWMPDVFEKFFNRFGKSISDYYELIRLDPSYKVLFSKNDIVNIPAKPDDIYALFDKLEPGSSNQLKVFLEEAAYKYEVGINDLVYKPGRSVTEFIDMRLLTGVFKLHVFQSIATYIRKYFKDPRLIQLLEFPVLFLGAMPSKTPALYSLMNYADIALGTWYPKGGMFKIVEAMVSLAESLGAKFQYNSPVSSLVMKGSKIKSLVVNGREHDYDFVVAGADYHHIEQSLLPENFRKYDEKYWDKRDMAPSSLIFYLGINKKIKNLLHHNLFFDEEFEQHAKDIYTDPKWPQKPLFYVCAASKTDDGCAPEGMENVFILIPVAPGLEDIEEIRERYYNLTIARMESLTGESIKDHVIYKRSYAHSNFIEDYHAFKGNAYGLANTLKQTAILKPSINNRKVQNLFYTGQLTVPGPGVPPSIISGQVVAGEIINQLH from the coding sequence ATGACAAAAAAAAATATTGCCATAATCGGAGCAGGTTTCGCGGGTCTATCCGCAGCCTGCTGCCTTGCAAAAGCAGGCTGCTCCGTAACTGTTTATGAAAAAAACGAATCCCCCGGAGGAAGGGCAAGAAAGTTCAAGGCCGATGGGTTCACCTTCGACATGGGCCCGAGCTGGTATTGGATGCCAGATGTTTTCGAAAAATTCTTTAACCGCTTCGGAAAATCCATCTCCGACTATTATGAGCTGATCCGGCTCGACCCTTCATATAAAGTACTTTTTAGCAAAAACGATATTGTTAACATTCCGGCCAAACCTGATGATATCTATGCCTTGTTTGATAAGCTCGAGCCGGGAAGTTCCAACCAACTTAAAGTATTTCTGGAGGAAGCTGCCTACAAATATGAAGTGGGCATCAATGACCTCGTATACAAACCCGGCAGATCAGTCACAGAGTTTATAGACATGCGCCTGCTTACGGGTGTCTTCAAACTTCATGTTTTTCAATCCATTGCTACATATATCCGAAAATACTTCAAAGACCCCAGACTGATCCAGCTTCTGGAGTTTCCCGTTCTTTTTCTGGGTGCCATGCCTTCAAAAACCCCTGCCCTGTACAGCCTTATGAACTATGCTGACATAGCATTAGGCACTTGGTACCCTAAAGGAGGAATGTTTAAAATCGTAGAAGCTATGGTTTCACTGGCAGAATCCTTAGGCGCAAAATTTCAATATAACTCACCGGTTTCCTCCTTGGTAATGAAAGGTTCAAAGATCAAAAGCCTCGTGGTCAATGGCAGGGAACATGACTACGATTTTGTCGTTGCTGGTGCAGATTATCATCATATAGAGCAAAGCCTGCTGCCCGAAAATTTTCGTAAGTATGACGAAAAATACTGGGACAAACGCGACATGGCGCCGTCTTCCCTGATCTTTTACCTGGGTATTAATAAGAAGATTAAAAACCTGCTCCATCACAATCTCTTCTTCGACGAAGAGTTTGAGCAGCATGCAAAAGATATATACACTGACCCAAAATGGCCTCAAAAACCACTCTTCTACGTATGCGCTGCCTCTAAAACGGATGATGGATGCGCCCCGGAGGGAATGGAGAATGTATTCATACTGATACCGGTAGCTCCGGGACTTGAAGATATTGAAGAGATAAGGGAGCGTTATTACAACCTGACAATAGCCCGGATGGAAAGCCTGACCGGGGAATCTATAAAAGATCATGTAATCTATAAAAGAAGCTATGCCCACAGTAATTTCATTGAAGACTACCATGCCTTCAAGGGAAATGCTTACGGGCTGGCCAATACATTAAAACAAACGGCCATACTTAAGCCGTCAATTAACAACCGGAAAGTACAAAACTTATTTTATACAGGACAGCTTACTGTGCCTGGCCCCGGAGTACCTCCATCTATTATTTCGGGACAGGTAGTAGCAGGTGAAATTATCAACCAATTACATTAA
- a CDS encoding phytoene/squalene synthase family protein, translating to MKELYDKVSTKCSYLATQSYSTSFSLAIKCLDQKLRNPICAVYGFVRFADEIVDTFHDYDKSQLLDRFEKDTYLAIDEGISLNPILNSFQFAVNKYNIDRELIEQFLYSMRMDLTKTIHSKDSFETYILGSAEVVGLMCLKVFCEGNQSEYDRLKPYAMKLGSAFQKINFLRDLRDDYQHMGRTYFPGLDMEQFDEVSKAQIEKSIESDFKNGFKGIKLLPRSARFGVYLAYVYYYALFNKIRRTPSSNVMEKRIRIPNQKKFSILFYSYLKHRLNLI from the coding sequence ATGAAAGAGCTTTATGATAAGGTATCTACAAAGTGTAGTTATCTTGCAACCCAATCGTACAGCACTTCCTTTTCATTGGCTATTAAATGCCTTGACCAAAAGCTTCGCAATCCGATATGTGCTGTCTATGGCTTCGTTAGGTTTGCCGATGAGATAGTTGACACTTTTCATGATTATGACAAGTCGCAGCTGCTGGACAGGTTTGAAAAGGATACGTATCTGGCCATAGATGAAGGCATAAGCCTTAACCCGATCCTCAACAGCTTTCAGTTTGCTGTCAATAAATATAATATCGACCGCGAACTTATCGAGCAGTTTCTTTACAGTATGCGTATGGACCTGACTAAAACCATCCACTCGAAGGATAGCTTTGAAACTTATATATTAGGCTCTGCTGAGGTGGTCGGACTTATGTGCCTGAAGGTGTTCTGCGAAGGCAACCAGTCTGAGTACGACCGTCTAAAACCTTATGCAATGAAACTTGGCTCAGCATTCCAGAAAATCAACTTTTTACGTGATCTTCGGGATGATTATCAGCATATGGGCCGTACCTACTTTCCCGGACTGGATATGGAGCAGTTTGATGAGGTAAGCAAAGCTCAGATAGAGAAAAGCATTGAAAGTGATTTCAAAAACGGCTTTAAAGGCATTAAACTACTTCCCAGATCAGCCCGGTTTGGAGTTTATCTGGCATACGTTTATTATTACGCCCTCTTCAATAAAATCAGGAGGACACCTTCCTCCAATGTTATGGAAAAGAGGATCAGGATACCTAATCAGAAAAAGTTTTCCATATTATTTTATTCTTATTTAAAACACAGGCTTAACCTGATTTGA
- the idi gene encoding isopentenyl-diphosphate Delta-isomerase gives MEEVVLVDTKDKETGRMEKLEAHQKGLLHRAFSVLIFNSRGEVLIQKRSKSKYHSGGLWTNTCCSHPRPSEPVHEAAKRRLTEEMGINLQPEFLYKFIYKTELDKKLIEHELDHVFIGTYDGEPVINKDEVEDWMYIDLKTLKADMDINADKYTHWFKIIIDSITPHLKSKVA, from the coding sequence ATGGAAGAAGTAGTATTAGTAGACACTAAAGACAAGGAAACGGGCCGAATGGAGAAGCTGGAGGCTCACCAAAAAGGCTTATTGCACAGAGCATTTTCAGTACTCATTTTCAATTCGAGAGGAGAAGTACTTATTCAGAAAAGGAGTAAAAGCAAATATCACTCAGGAGGACTATGGACCAACACCTGCTGTAGCCATCCCAGGCCATCAGAGCCGGTACATGAAGCAGCAAAAAGAAGACTGACAGAGGAAATGGGGATAAATCTGCAACCGGAGTTCCTTTATAAGTTTATATATAAAACAGAACTGGACAAGAAGCTTATTGAGCATGAGCTTGATCATGTATTTATAGGCACATATGACGGTGAGCCTGTCATCAATAAAGATGAAGTGGAAGACTGGATGTATATAGACCTGAAAACTCTAAAGGCGGATATGGACATCAATGCTGATAAATACACCCATTGGTTCAAAATAATTATAGACAGTATAACACCTCACCTGAAATCGAAGGTGGCATAA
- a CDS encoding DUF6435 family protein yields MFSFFKPDPVKKLKNRRKKILEEAMRIQRSGDLKLYALKMEEAEAIQKEIDKKSV; encoded by the coding sequence ATGTTTTCATTCTTTAAACCTGACCCCGTAAAAAAATTAAAGAACAGAAGAAAGAAGATTCTTGAAGAAGCCATGCGCATACAGCGGTCCGGAGACCTTAAACTTTATGCATTAAAAATGGAAGAGGCTGAAGCCATTCAAAAAGAAATTGACAAAAAATCTGTCTAA